CCCGCGACCGACAGGGTCACCGCCTCTGCGAGGAACTGCGCCAGGATCGCCCGCGGCTCGGCACCGAGCGCCATGCGGATGCCGATCTCGCGCGTGCGCTCGGTGACCGAGACCAGCATGATGTTCATGATGCCGATCCCCCCCACCACAAGCGAGATCGAGGCGATGGCGGCGAGCAGCCGGGTCATCGCCGCCGAGGCCTCCTGCTGCAGGCTCAGCATCTCGGCGAGGTTGGTGAGGCGGAAGTCGTCGGGCTGGCCCGGAGGCAGCGCGTGGCGCAGGCGCAGGATGTCGCGGATCTCGGCGATGCCTTCCTCGATGCGGCGGCTGTCGGCGATCTTGACCGTGACCATGCCGACCGAGCGGGCGGTGACCCCCTGCCGGCCGATGATCTGCTCGCGCGCGGTGGTGAGCGGCAGAAGGACGACGTCATCCTCGTCCGAGCCGTCCATCGACCTGCCCTTGGCCTCCAGCACGCCGATCACCTCCATCTGCACCTCGTTGACGCGCAGCACGGCGCCGACCGGATCCTGACCCGGAAAGAGGTTCTCGGCGACCGTCGCGCCGATCATCGCGACCCGGGACGAGGTGAGCAGGTCCTCCTCGACGATGCTGCGCCCCGAGGCGAGGCGCCAGTTGCGCACCGCGAAGAAGTCGTCGGTCACCCCCTGCAGCGTCGAGGAGACACCCCCCGCGGGCGAGGCGAGGCGGACGACGCTGGCCACGGTGGGCGCCACGGCGACGATGCCATAGCCTTCGTCGGCGAGGATCCTCGCGTCCTCGTCGGTCAGCAGGCCGCGCACCGGCCCGGCCGCGGGACGCGCCGACGCGGGTGCACCGGGCATGACCAGCACGAGGTTGGTGCCGGTCCGCTCGATCTCGTCGTGGATGCTGGCCTGCGTGCCGGCGCCGATCGCCATCAGCAGCACCACCGACGCCACCCCGATGATGACGCCGAGCGTGGTGAGCCCGGCCCGCAGGCGGTTCGCGCCAAGCGAGCGCAGCGCCTCGGCGATGACGTCGGGCGCCCTCATGCGACCGCCGCCCCCGCAGGCCGGGCGCGGCTGTCCGCGAGGATCGTGCCGTCCCTCACCTCGATGCAGCGGCCCATCCGCCCGGCCACCGCCGCGTCATGGGTGACGATCACCAGCGCCGTGCCGCGCCGGTTCACCTCCTGCAGCAGCGCGAGGATGTCCTGCCCCGTGGCGCTGTCGAGCGCGCCGGTCGGCTCGTCCGCGAGGATCAGCTCCGGCCGGTTCACCAGCGCCCGCGCGATCGCGACGCGCTGCTGCTGGCCGCCGGACAGCTGCGCCGGAAGGTGATGCATGCGCCCGCCGAGGCCGACGAGGTCGAGCATCTCGCGCGCCTCGGCGCGGCGCTCGCGGCGGGGCCGGCGGGCATAGGCCAGCGGCAGCTCGACGTTTTCCAGCGCGGTGAGGCGCGGCAGCAGGTTGAAGCTCTGGAAGACGAAGCCGAGGATGCGCCCGCGCAGCCGCGCGAGCTCCGACAGGGTCAGCCGCGAGACGTCCTGCCCCGCGACGAGGCAGCGACCGGCGGTCGGCGGCTCGAGGCAGCCCATGATCCCGAGCAGCGTCGACTTGCCCGAGCCCGAGGGGCCGACGATCGCCACCGACTCCCCTGCCCCGATGGCAAGGCTCACCCCGCGCAACGCCTCGACCGCGCCGCCTCCAGAGCTGTAGCTGCGGCCGATGCCCGACAGCTCGACGATGCTCATTGCAGGAACCCGAACAGGCTGGCCGACGCGGGCGCGGGCGGCGTGCGGCGCATGTCGACGAGCCCGGTCACCACCTCGACGCCCGGCGCGATGCCCGGCCCGCTGATCTCGGTGAAGCCGCCGTCGCTGGTCCCGATCGACACCTCGGTCGGGACCACCGCACCGCCCGTCAGCACGTAGACCTTCGGGCTGCCCTGCCGGGTGTCTCCCGGCGGGCGGAAGCGCAGCGCGGCCGAGGGAACCGCGAGCGTCGGCGCGGTCTGCTGGACGATGATGGTCGAGGTCGCGGTCATGCCCGGCAGCAGCAGCAGGTCCGGGTTCGGCGCGCTGGCGACGACCGTGTAGGCCACCACGTTCTGCACCGAGTGCGGCTGGACGCGGATCTGCAGCACCTCGCCCCGGAACAGCCGGCCCGGGTAGGCGTCGACGCTGAATTCGAAGGCCTGGCCGACGCGGATACGGCCGATGTCCGCCTCGCCGACCGTCGCCATGACCTGCATCCGCCGCAAATCCTGCGCGATGGTGAAGAGGACCGGTGCCTGCAGGCTGGCGGCCACGGTCTGCCCGGGCTCGACGCTGCGCACCGTGACGCTGCCGTCGACCGGCGCACGGATCACCGTGCGCTCGAGCTCCGCCGTCGCCTGCAGCAGCGCCGCCTCGCGCTGGCGGACCCCGGCGCGGATGTTCTCGAGCTGGGCCTCGGCGGCGCGCAGCCCGGCCTGTCCCTGGAGGATCGCGGCCTCGCGCGCCTTCCGTGCGGCCTCGGCATTGCGCAGCTGCGCCTCGGCGCTGGCAAGGGCGGTGCGCGCCTTCTGCTGCTCGGCAACGCTCGACAGGCTGCTCAGCACGGTCTTGCGCCCGACATCCGCCTCGGCGTCGTCGCGCAGCACCCTGGCCTGGTCCTCGGCCGCCGTGGCGGCGTCGCGCTCGTGCCCGCGCGCCAGGAGATCGGCACGCAGCCCGGCGATGCTTTCTTCCTGCGCCGTCACGCTGGCCTTCGCCACGTCCAGCTCGGCCTGCGCCATGCTGACAGCGATCTCGAAGCTCAGCGGGTCGATCTGCGCCAGCGCGTCGCCCTTGGCGACCCGCGCGTTGAAATCCACATAGATCGTCTTGATCTGCCCCGACACCTGCGAGCTGACCGAGACCAGCGCGACGGGTTCGACGGAGCCGGTCGCGGGCACCCTCTCGACGAGGACGCGGGACGTGACCGGCGCAAGCCGATAGGTCTCGGTGAGCGGCGCGAGCTCGGAAGCCCCGCCCTCGGCACCGCCGGGATGCGCGAGCCGATCAGCGCCGACGAGCTGCCAGAGCCCGAGGCACAACAAGACGATCAGGAAAACGGTACGTTTCCGCATAGACATGACCCCGATATGCCACCCGCCGGAGAAAGTCCGGCGGGCAGCGGTGATGTTGGGTCAGCTGCAGGGCTCGAGGTTCGGCCCGCAGACCTTGACCTGGCTCGTCTTCTCCTCGGAAGACGATCCCGGATCGATCATCGTCATCTCGCCCAGGATCGTGGTCGAGTGATCGAGGTTGATTTTCCCCTGGGGGTTCAGTGCCGTGCAGGTGATGTTCACCTGCTCGTAGGTCGGCTCGATGGTCGTGACGGTATAGGTGTCGAGGAACTGGTTCCGGCCAGCGGTTCGAAGCTCGTCATAGGTCGAGGTCGAGGTATCGCCGCCGATGGTCACCGTGTCGTAGGAGACGGCCCAGCTCCACTTGCTGTTCGGCAGTTCGCCGCATGTGGCCGAACCTTCGACCACGGCGGCCTGGGCGCACGAAATCCCCAGGAAAACAAAACAGGCGGAAGTACGCAGAATATTCATAATTGTTACCCACACAAAAGAGACGTAAATGAGCCTCTCCCTAATTCCGTGCACCAACCGGTATTTTCGTCAAGATAAAGTTAATCAATTTGCACCAAGACGTTAAAAATACATCCCGCGCGTGTCGGCGTCCCGGTGGGATTTCAACTATGGGGAGAATGCGCGCGTTTTCCGGGACATCTGCAAGGCCACTTGTTCCGTTGCGTTTGACGGGGAACGAGGTCGGGAGTTTTATCGGGAATGAATTCCAGGGGATTGCAGCGTGGAATGCCCTGACACATCTCTAGATTGCGGATTTCAGAAAAAGTATCTCGTTTGCGATCATTGCACTTCAAGTTTCCGGTTCTGGCGCACCCCGAAATAAAGCTGGCGTATTGATTTCCATGAGACTTTACTGGAAACCGCCGCACGGAACTCGCCATGAGGGATATGGCCAGACGCCATCCGTAGCCGCTTCATCGCGGACGGCATCAACCCGGCGCATGTTTTTCTAGCTGAAGAAGGGCGCCCTGCCGATCCCCGCCGTTCGGCAGACCCCGACATTCGTACCATCCTCCGCCTGCTCGACGAAGGTGGCCCGCGCCCGCGGTCCTCGAGGCCTTCATGTGTCCCCACGCCTCTGCCGCCGAGGGGTGCCGTCCGGAAACCCCGGGCCGCGACGCGGGCGCTTGCGGGGATCACGTCGCGCGCGCCCTGCTCCTGCGCCTTTCCCATGGGCTCCGGATCGGGTAGGCCCTCCACGAACCTTGCAGCAGGAGCCGCACATGCTTCCCTGGGAACTTCTGGCGAGTGCCCCCGCCCCCGAGGGCGACACGCTCCGTCTCTTCCGGCGCGGCGAGGAATACTCGATCCGCCTCAGCGACGGGAACGAGCTGATGAACAGCCGGCTCGGAGGCTCCGAGGAGGCGCTGGCGACGCTCGCCTTCGAAAGGCTGGGCGGACGGCCCGCGCCGCGGGTGCTGATCGGCGGGCTCGGCATGGGCTTCACGCTGCGCGCCGCGCAGGCGGTCGCACCGCGGGAGGCGCGGCTGGTCGTCTCCGAGATCGTCGCCGAGCTGATCGACTGGGCGCGCGGCCCCATGGCGCCGGTCTTCGGCGACTGCCTTGCGGATCCGCGGGTGGAGATCCGCCGCGGCGACGTCGTCGCCGAGATCCGCGGCGCGACCGGGGCCTATGACGCCATCCTTCTCGACGTCGACAACGGGCCCGACGGGCTGACCCGTCCGGGCAATGACACGCTCTACGGCGAGCGCGGCCTGCAGGCGGCGCGGCGGGCGCTGACGCCGGGCGGGATCCTCGCGGTCTGGTCGGCGCATCCGGACCAGGCCTTCACCCGCCGCCTCACGCAGAACGGCTTCGAGGCACACGCCCATTCCGTCCGCGCCGGCCGCACCAAGCGCGGCTCGCGCCACACGGTCTGGATCGCGCGCCGCACCGGCGGGTGAGCGCGGCGCGATAAGGCGCGGGTCACGCGGCCCCAAGGCAGGTCGCGGAGAAACGCCGCGGCCCGCCCTGAGCTCATAGTGCGGCACCAGACCCTCGCCCTGCCGCGAGCCGCCGTTCAGGCAGGACGTGGTGACCGATCCCTCGGCCCTCCATGCCGGTGCGCCGCCCGCAGTCATGCCCGAGCGCCATGCGCACGAACCGGCCTGCCGGAGCGCCAGGGTTCACACATTCATCCCTCGGCATAGGAAAATGTGGTAGCATCCTACCTGTATTTTGGTTGGTGCTTCCTTTGAGCGTCTGTCTTGGGGAGGAGACATCCGATGCTGCATTTGTTCAATCATAGATACACCTTAACATTTCACACGGCCCTCGCGCTGATCGTCTGCGGTGGCGCGGTCTGCCCGCCCTTCGCCCGCGCGCAGGAATACTCGACCGAGCAGAAGGACACCGAGGCGGTGCTCGCGCCCGAGGACTTCTCGCCCTACGCCGGGAGGAACTTTCCGCAGATCCCGCTCTGGGGGGACTCGCACCTGCACACGATGGTCTCGGTCGATGCCGGCACCATGACGCGCCTGTCGCAGGAGGATGCCTACCGCTTCGCCCGCGGCGAGGAGGTGACCACCACCCACGGGCTGCGGGCCAAGCTCTCGCGGCCGCTCGACTGGCTGGTGATCTCGGACCATGCCGAGATGTACGGGCTGATGCCGCAGCTTCTGTCCGGCGACGCGCAGGTGCTCTCCACCGAGCAGGGGCGGCTCTGGTACGAGGCGCTGACCGCCGGAGACCCGAAGAAGGCCTTCGACACCGCGATGGAGATCGTCGCCTCGCTCTCGGATGAAAAGCCGCCGATCGACAACCCCAAGGCGATCAAGCACGCCTGGGAGGCCTACACGGCGCTCGCCGACCGCTACAACGAACCGGGCGTGTTCTCGGCCATCATCGGCTACGAGTACACCACCGAGGGCGCCAACAACCTGCACCGCAACGTGCTCTTCCGCGACGACGCGCTGCGGGCGAACCAGACGCGCCCCTTCTCGCAATACGACAGCAAGAACCCCGAGGACCTCTGGGCGTCGCTGGCGGATTTCGAGGCGCGGACCGGCGGCGAGGTGCTCGCCATCCCGCACAACGGCAACCTGTCGAACGGGCGGATGTTCTCGCTCAATGCCTATGACGGCTCGCCCCTCACCGAGGAGATCGCGCAGATGCGGGCGCGGTTCGAGCCGCTCTACGAGGCGACGCAGATCAAGGGCGACGGCGAGGCGCATCCCTTCCTCAGCCCCGATGACGAGTTCGCCGATTTCGACACCTGGGACGCGGCGAACCTCAACGGCACCGAGGTCAAGACCCCCGACATGCTGGCCGGGGAATACGCGCGCGAGGCGCTGAAGCGCGGCCTCGCCATCGAGCGCAAGCTCGGCGTCAACCCGTTCAAGTTCGGCATGGTCGGCGCCACGGACTCGCACACCGGGCTGTCGACGGCGCAGGAGGACAACTTCTTCGGCAAGCACTCGGGCGTCGAGCCCGAGCCGCACCGCTGGGAGCACGTGGTGATCGAGGCGCCGGACCCGGCGCTCACCATCTACGGCTGGAAGCAGGCCGCCGGCGGGCTCGGCGCGGTCTGGGCCACCGAGAACACGCGGGCGGCGATCTTCGACGCGATGATGCGCAAGGAGACCTATGCCACGACCGGCTCGCGGATGACCGTGCGCTTCTTCGGCGGCTACGACTTCACCGAGGCCGACACGCTCACCCGCCTGCCAGCCGACGCGGGCTATGCCAGGGGCGTGCCGATGGGCGGCGATCTCGGCACGGCCCCCGAGGGCGGCGCGCCGAGCTTCCTCGTCGCGGCGATGAAGGACCCGCTCTCGGGCAACCTCGACCGTATCCAGATCGTGAAGGGCTGGATCGACGCCGAGGATGAGACCCACGAGAAGGTCTACAACGTCGTCTGGTCGGGGGACCGGGTGCCGGACGAAGCCGGCAAGCTGCCCGACGTCGGCAACACCGTCGATGTGGCAAGCGCCAGCTGGACGAACTCCATCGGGGCGCCCGAGCTGATCGGCGTCTGGAAGGATCCCGAGTTCGACGCGACGCAACCCGCCTTCTACTACGCCCGCGTCATCGAGATACCGACCCCGCGCTGGACCGCCTACGAGGCCAAGCGGTTCAATGTGAAGATGTCCGACGACGTGCCGATGACCACCACCGAGCGCGCCTATACCTCGCCGATCTGGTACAGCCCGATGTGAACGCTTGCGTCGGCGCCTCCTGAGTACGGGCGGCCCCTCGGTCGCCCGGCTTCCTTTTCGCCTTCGCCCGCCTGCCCCCGGCCCCCTTGCCGGCGCTGGACCCGGGGTGAAACTCTGCTACGACTTCGGGGAGGAATTCGACCGAAGGGTGCGGTAATGATCGAGATTTTTGGCCGGCGGAACTCTTCCAGCGTGCAGCTGGTCATGTGGGCGATCTGCGAACTTGGCCTCGATCACAGACGGCATGACTATGGCCACGGGCACGCCTCCACGCAGACCACCGACTATCTGAAGATGAACCCGATGGGCCGCGTCCCGGTCCTTCTCGACGGCGATGTCTGCATGTTCGAAAGCGCCGCGATCCTGCGCTACCTCGCCGCAAGATACGGCTCCGGAGACTTCTGGCCCTCCGACCCCGCGCGCCGCGCGCGGCTGGACAGCTGGGCGGAATGGGCAAAGGGAACCTTCACCGAGGCCGTGCTCGAGGTCTTCGTCTACGACGTGCGGCTGCCCCCGGAAACGCGCGATCCCCAACTGCTTCAGCGGGCGACCGAACGGCTCGTCCCGCTTGCCCGGATGCTCGACGATCGGCTCGCCGAGGGTCCATGGCTGGACGGCGAGCGCTTCACCTTCGCGGATATCGCCTGCGGCCACATCCTGCACCGGTTCTACACCCTCGACTGGCCAAGGCCGCAACTGGAGAACCTGCGCCGTTACTACGAGCGCCTGCAGACGAGACCCGCCTACCGCGAAAACGCCATGGTGTCCTACGAGGCGCTTCGCGGCTCCTATTGAGGGGGCGCGGGGACCGAGCTGCACCCGGAGGGCGTTCGGCTCGGCCTTGTGTCAGCGCGACACGACAGCGCCGTCATTCGCGGCCTGTGCGAAGCTCCTGCCCGGCCAGATAGAACTGAAGAGACCAATGCCCTTGCCGGAACCCATTTCTTCGTAGACCCTCTCGAAGGGAACCGGCGCGCCCGCGTTTCCTGCTCTGTCGGTTACCGGGGTTCTCATCCTGCCGCGTTGTGCCTATTCCTGTAGCCCGGGCAGTCATCCTGGGAACCGCCGCAGTGCAAAAGAAGAAGATCGGACCTCCGACCGGCCGCGGGCGAAGAACGCGGCCGAGACGCGCGAGCGCATCCTGCGCTCGGCGATCGACCATTTCGCACGGGGCGGGTTCAGCGGCGCGAAGACCGAGGCGATCTCGCGCGATGCGGATGTCGGCAACCGGATGATCTACCACTATTTCGGCGACAAGAAGGGGCTCTATGTCGCCGCGCTCGACCATGTTCTGGGCGGGCTGCGGTCCGAGGAACTCAAGCTCGACCTGAGCGTCGCGCCGCCGCTCGACGGGCTGCTGACGATGTTCGATTTCACCTCGGGCCAATTCGAACGGCACCCGGAGCTGGTCCGGATGCTGTCGGCGGAGAACCTCATGGGGGCCACCTTCCTTCGCCGCTCCGAGGCGACGCCGCTCGTCGCCTCGCCAGTCGTCGGGCAGATCCGCGACCTCTTGCGCCGGGGCGAGGGGGAGGGCAGCGTGCGCTCCGGGCTCGACCCGCTGCATGTCTACGTGATGATGGTCGCGCTCAGCTACTTCCACCTGTCGAACGCGCCGACGCTCTCGGCGATCTGGAATCAGGACCTGACCGACAGCGCGTGGCGGGCGGAGCACCGCCAGCTTTCGCGCGACATGCTGCGGACCTTCCTGCGTCCGGAGGCGGCGCCGAGCTGATCCGAAGCCCTCCCTTGGGCAAGAATGTGGGTAAATTTTGATCGGGTCCCCACGGTTTTTCCGGGGCGCCCGACTGACGGTATCTGCGCACAAATTCACAAAATACAATTTAAGAACAAGCACATGAATCGGGCACCGCCCTCGCGAGCCGCGAGCCGCGTGCCCGCCTCCATGCGACCGTGAAGATTCCTGATGCCGGACAGAAAGGCACGTCCCCATTTTAGTAACAGAAGAATTACTAAATCTTGCATCGGGGAAGGTCCATGAAACTGCGCATCTTCACGGCCGTCGCTCTCGTGACGGGCACCTCCGCCTTCGCCGAACCCGACATGAACAAGGTCGGGTTCATCTACGTCGGCCCCGCCGCCGACTAAGGCTACAACATGTCGATGGACCTTGGCCGGACCGAGATCTAGAAAGCCATTCCGGGCATGGAGACCCAGGTCTTCGAAGCCATCCCCGAGACCGCCGAGGTCAGCCGGGTGATGGAGCGGATGATCCGCTCGGACACCGGCATAAACTTCGCCACCAGCTATGGCTATCTCGACTACGCCATCTAGCTCGGCGAGAAATACCCGGAGGTGAAGTTCCTGCATGCCGGGGGCCTGAAGACCCCGGACAACGTCGGCACCTACCGGGCCGACAGCGATGACGGCATGTATCTTGCCGGGATGGTCGCGGGGCGAATGACCAGCTCGAACAAGCTGGGCTTCATCGGCGCCTTCCAGATCCCGCAACTCTTCCGCTCGATCAACGCCTTCACGATGGACGCGCAATCTGTGAACCCCGAGGTGACCATGACCGTGGTCTGGACCGGTGGATGGTGGGAGCCGCAGAAGGAGGCCGACGCGGTCAGCGCCTTTGCAGATCAGGGTATCGACGTCGTGGCCCAGCAGGTCGACAGCCCGATCACCATCGCCGAGACCGCGCAGAAGACCGGCACCATGGTTGTCGGCACGGACGTCGACATCTCGGACCGGGCGGGGGATGTCTGGCTGACCGGCGTGTCCTTGAACTGGGGGCCGATGATGGCCGAGCAGGTCAAGGCCATCCAGGACGGCAGCTGGACCCCGGGCCACGTGCGTGGCGATCTCAAGAGCGGCCATGCGGTGCTCGACCCCTTCGGGCCCAAGGTACCGCAGGAGGTGATCGACGAGGTGCTGGCCGCCAAGGAGAAGATCCTGTCGGGCGAGCTGGACATCTG
The window above is part of the Salipiger sp. H15 genome. Proteins encoded here:
- a CDS encoding spermidine synthase, which encodes MLPWELLASAPAPEGDTLRLFRRGEEYSIRLSDGNELMNSRLGGSEEALATLAFERLGGRPAPRVLIGGLGMGFTLRAAQAVAPREARLVVSEIVAELIDWARGPMAPVFGDCLADPRVEIRRGDVVAEIRGATGAYDAILLDVDNGPDGLTRPGNDTLYGERGLQAARRALTPGGILAVWSAHPDQAFTRRLTQNGFEAHAHSVRAGRTKRGSRHTVWIARRTGG
- a CDS encoding ABC transporter permease, whose translation is MRAPDVIAEALRSLGANRLRAGLTTLGVIIGVASVVLLMAIGAGTQASIHDEIERTGTNLVLVMPGAPASARPAAGPVRGLLTDEDARILADEGYGIVAVAPTVASVVRLASPAGGVSSTLQGVTDDFFAVRNWRLASGRSIVEEDLLTSSRVAMIGATVAENLFPGQDPVGAVLRVNEVQMEVIGVLEAKGRSMDGSDEDDVVLLPLTTAREQIIGRQGVTARSVGMVTVKIADSRRIEEGIAEIRDILRLRHALPPGQPDDFRLTNLAEMLSLQQEASAAMTRLLAAIASISLVVGGIGIMNIMLVSVTERTREIGIRMALGAEPRAILAQFLAEAVTLSVAGGAAGAGCGLLAAWLADSRFGLRALPSTEPLVLALLFATLVGLLFGIYPAMMAARKSPLEALRQD
- a CDS encoding glutathione S-transferase family protein is translated as MIEIFGRRNSSSVQLVMWAICELGLDHRRHDYGHGHASTQTTDYLKMNPMGRVPVLLDGDVCMFESAAILRYLAARYGSGDFWPSDPARRARLDSWAEWAKGTFTEAVLEVFVYDVRLPPETRDPQLLQRATERLVPLARMLDDRLAEGPWLDGERFTFADIACGHILHRFYTLDWPRPQLENLRRYYERLQTRPAYRENAMVSYEALRGSY
- a CDS encoding DUF3604 domain-containing protein, with translation MLHLFNHRYTLTFHTALALIVCGGAVCPPFARAQEYSTEQKDTEAVLAPEDFSPYAGRNFPQIPLWGDSHLHTMVSVDAGTMTRLSQEDAYRFARGEEVTTTHGLRAKLSRPLDWLVISDHAEMYGLMPQLLSGDAQVLSTEQGRLWYEALTAGDPKKAFDTAMEIVASLSDEKPPIDNPKAIKHAWEAYTALADRYNEPGVFSAIIGYEYTTEGANNLHRNVLFRDDALRANQTRPFSQYDSKNPEDLWASLADFEARTGGEVLAIPHNGNLSNGRMFSLNAYDGSPLTEEIAQMRARFEPLYEATQIKGDGEAHPFLSPDDEFADFDTWDAANLNGTEVKTPDMLAGEYAREALKRGLAIERKLGVNPFKFGMVGATDSHTGLSTAQEDNFFGKHSGVEPEPHRWEHVVIEAPDPALTIYGWKQAAGGLGAVWATENTRAAIFDAMMRKETYATTGSRMTVRFFGGYDFTEADTLTRLPADAGYARGVPMGGDLGTAPEGGAPSFLVAAMKDPLSGNLDRIQIVKGWIDAEDETHEKVYNVVWSGDRVPDEAGKLPDVGNTVDVASASWTNSIGAPELIGVWKDPEFDATQPAFYYARVIEIPTPRWTAYEAKRFNVKMSDDVPMTTTERAYTSPIWYSPM
- a CDS encoding TetR/AcrR family transcriptional regulator, with the protein product MRSAIDHFARGGFSGAKTEAISRDADVGNRMIYHYFGDKKGLYVAALDHVLGGLRSEELKLDLSVAPPLDGLLTMFDFTSGQFERHPELVRMLSAENLMGATFLRRSEATPLVASPVVGQIRDLLRRGEGEGSVRSGLDPLHVYVMMVALSYFHLSNAPTLSAIWNQDLTDSAWRAEHRQLSRDMLRTFLRPEAAPS
- a CDS encoding efflux RND transporter periplasmic adaptor subunit, which gives rise to MRKRTVFLIVLLCLGLWQLVGADRLAHPGGAEGGASELAPLTETYRLAPVTSRVLVERVPATGSVEPVALVSVSSQVSGQIKTIYVDFNARVAKGDALAQIDPLSFEIAVSMAQAELDVAKASVTAQEESIAGLRADLLARGHERDAATAAEDQARVLRDDAEADVGRKTVLSSLSSVAEQQKARTALASAEAQLRNAEAARKAREAAILQGQAGLRAAEAQLENIRAGVRQREAALLQATAELERTVIRAPVDGSVTVRSVEPGQTVAASLQAPVLFTIAQDLRRMQVMATVGEADIGRIRVGQAFEFSVDAYPGRLFRGEVLQIRVQPHSVQNVVAYTVVASAPNPDLLLLPGMTATSTIIVQQTAPTLAVPSAALRFRPPGDTRQGSPKVYVLTGGAVVPTEVSIGTSDGGFTEISGPGIAPGVEVVTGLVDMRRTPPAPASASLFGFLQ
- a CDS encoding ABC transporter ATP-binding protein, whose product is MSIVELSGIGRSYSSGGGAVEALRGVSLAIGAGESVAIVGPSGSGKSTLLGIMGCLEPPTAGRCLVAGQDVSRLTLSELARLRGRILGFVFQSFNLLPRLTALENVELPLAYARRPRRERRAEAREMLDLVGLGGRMHHLPAQLSGGQQQRVAIARALVNRPELILADEPTGALDSATGQDILALLQEVNRRGTALVIVTHDAAVAGRMGRCIEVRDGTILADSRARPAGAAVA